A region from the Vicia villosa cultivar HV-30 ecotype Madison, WI linkage group LG3, Vvil1.0, whole genome shotgun sequence genome encodes:
- the LOC131657739 gene encoding uncharacterized protein LOC131657739 yields MEYFLMHPGRIFFGHSIDISSLLAGVCSSAVKEIPDRCKLICSAPFVENEVKEAIFQMHPTKAPGPDGLPALFYQKYWNIVGQDIVFVALDVLNNQRDPADLNSTFIALIPKIKNPRAPHDFRPISLCNVVMKAVTKSIANRLKEFLPEVVSEEQSAFVKGRLITDNALIAMDCFHWMKNKKAGKKGTMALKLDMSKAYDRIEWDFVVGALEAFGFPSNLVMLIRRWMLKHAANTKEIHGVKVARKAPTISHLFFADDSLIFSRANENEADIILKILEKYQRASGQMVNGDKSEVSFSSNLSTELKESIRNKLGFRAVGSHTKYLGLPFVFGRSKKEVFSMVVDRVWKKVKGWKESFLSKAGKEVLIKAVAQAIPTYVMSCYRIPDCVCNDIEVRIAEDNWIPTIAGFKPFSSRNLLAPNETVSKLIDSDLGRWKEEELRKNFTPFEAVHIASIPISARLPEDSIIWHFEKDGEYSVKSAYHLSRRLHLSSRAGTSSNSEGALWKNLWKAPLIERTKNFTWRLLNNILPTKCNLEKKGIKLDVSCPFCHNFPESTNHVFMYCEFAKRVFFSPPLGVRLPQTGDLITWLMEMIKKKDWKLAQVVCTGLWKIWNARNAVVFKSDTPKPHQIAQTIGDAIMEINKAKDCDTNQTHDIPMSITATGHWTVNVDAGCFEDGVVSLGCLIKVPKAGTYMAACKTLSSFAEPSTAELLGIKWAMEVAKDLQIENVMFYSDALDIVDSINGVVHNATLDFIVNDCKALLYSFRDAALIFISRNLNTEAHHMVDVGKALGSNSWFGHFPTSEELSVPLASLASV; encoded by the exons ATGGAGTACTTTTTGATGCACCCTGGGAGGATTTTCTTTGGTCATTCAATTGATATTTCTTCGTTATTGGCAG GTGTGTGCAGTTCTGCAGTTAAAGAGATCCCGGATAGATGTAAGCTTATCTGCTCTGCTCCTTTTGTTGAAAACGAAGTCAAAGAGGCCATTTTTCAGATGCATCCCACCAAGGCTCCTGGTCCCGATGGTTTACCTGCCCTCTTCTACCAGAAATACTGGAACATTGTTGGTCAGGATATAGTTTTTGTTGCGCTTGATGTGCTGAACAATCAACGAGACCCTGCTGATCTTAATTCCACCTTCATTGCTCTCATTCCGAAGATTAAGAACCCACGAGCACCGCATGACTTTCGGCCTATCAGCTTGTGCAATGTTGTTATGAAAGCTGTAACGAAGTCGATAGCAAATAGGCTAAAAGAGTTCCTTCCAGAAGTTGTTAGTGAGGAGCAGAGCGCTTTTGTGAAAGGACGGTTAATAACAGACAATGCGCTTATCGCGATGGATTGTTTCCACTGGATGAAGAACAAAAAAGCTGGGAAGAAAGGTACCATGGCTCTGAAGCTCGACATGTCAAAAGCTTATGACCGCATTGAATGGGACTTTGTGGTTGGTGCGCTGGAAGCTTTTGGTTTTCCCTCAAATCTGGTCATGCTTATCAGAAGAT GGATGTTAAAGCATGCTGCCAATACTAAGGAGATACACGGAGTTAAAGTTGCTAGGAAGGCCCCCACTATTTCTCACTTATTTTTTGCAGATGACAGTCTGATTTTTTCACGAGCCAACGAGAACGAAGCTGACATAATTCTGAAAATTCTGGAAAAATATCAGCGTGCCTCAGGTCAGATGGTAAATGGTGACAAATCTGAAGTTTCCTTCAGCAGTAACCTCTCCACGGAGTTAAAGGAGTCTATTCGAAACAAGCTGGGTTTTAGAGCGGTGGGCAGTCATACAAAGTACCTCGGGTTGCCGTTTGTGTTTGGTAGATCCAAAAAAGAGGTGTTCTCCATGGTTGTTGATAGGGTGTGGAAGAAAGTGAAAGGATGGAAAGAAAGCTTTCTATCAAAGGCGGGAAAGGAAGTTCTTATCAAGGCGGTGGCGCAAGCAATACCTACATATGTCATGAGCTGTTACAGGATCCCGGATTGTGTGTGCAATGATATTGAG GTTCGAATTGCGGAGGACAATTGGATTCCAACAATCGCGGGGTTCAAGCCTTTCTCTTCAAGAAATCTATTGGCGCCGAATGAAACAGTCTCAAAGCTAATTGACAGCGACCTTGGCAGATGGAAAGAAGAGGAACTCAGGAAAAATTTTACACCTTTTGAAGCTGTGCACATTGCGAGTATCCCCATCTCAGCGAGGCTCCCCGAAGACAGCATCATATGGCATTTTGAGAAAGACGGTGAGTATTCCGTGAAATCTGCTTACCATCTATCGAGGAGGCTGCATCTCAGCTCCAGGGCGGGAACGTCATCAAATTCGGAAGGTGCCTTGTGGAAAAATTTGTGGAAGGCTCCTCTGATCGAGAGAACAAAAAATTTCACCTGGAGATTGCTCAACAATATCCTGCCAACCAAATGCAATCTGGAAAAGAAAGGTATCAAATTAGATGTTTCCTGTCCATTTTGTCATAATTTTCCAGAATCAACAAACCATGTTTTTATGTATTGTGAGTTTGCAAAAAGGGTGTTCTTCTCTCCCCCCCTGGGTGTTCGGTTGCCCCAAACTGGGGATTTAATCACTTGGCTGATGGAGATGATTAAAAAGAAAGACTGGAAATTAGCACAAGTAGTTTGCACTGGTTTATGGAAGATTTGGAATGCGAGGAATGCGGTTGTTTTCAAGTCCGACACACCCAAACCGCATCAAATTGCTCAAACTATTGGTGATGCGATTATGGAGATCAATAAGGCAAAAGATTGTGATACAAATCAGACCCACGACATCCCGATGAGCATTACCGCCACCGGTCATTGGACTGTCAATGTTGATGCAGGATGTTTTGAAGATGGAGTAGTTTCTTTGGGATGTCTAATAAAAGTCCCGAAGGCAGGAACCTATATGGCAGCGTGCAAGACCCTCTCCAGTTTTGCGGAGCCGTCCACGGCGGAGTTGCTTGGTATTAAATGGGCAATGGAGGTGGCAAAGGACCTCCAAATTGAGAATGTGATGTTCTACTCTGATGCGTTGGACATTGTTGACAGTATTAATGGGGTTGTTCATAATGCAACACTTGATTTTATTGTTAACGATTGTAAAGCCCTTCTTTATAGCTTTAGGGATGCAGCTCTTATTTTTATTAGCAGGAATTTAAATACAGAGGCTCACCATATGGTGGATGTTGGAAAGGCCTTAGGTTCAAATTCATGGTTTGGCCATTTTCCTACCTCTGAGGAACTATCTGTACCACTGGCTTCTTTGGCCTCTGTTTAA